In Zingiber officinale cultivar Zhangliang chromosome 1A, Zo_v1.1, whole genome shotgun sequence, a genomic segment contains:
- the LOC121997144 gene encoding secoisolariciresinol dehydrogenase-like, with protein MSYVHCDARCKSDVNRAVETAISLHGKLDIMFNNVGIGDPSSSSILDEDDTTTMFERVMGVNVLVALLGTKHAGRAMVAAGRRRKHHNHGELGVSGRSAGSPDVLVLVARCVGASALAELGKNEVRVNCVSLSVVATLLTVSHYQASEEELEALGEVISTLKRVMLKAKDIVEAVPFLASDESSSIDVP; from the exons ATGTCCTACGTCCACTGCGATGCTCGATGCAAATCCGACGTCAATCGAGCCGTGGAAACCGCCATCTCCCTCCACGGCAAGCTTGACATAATGTTCAACAACGTCGGCATTGGAGACCCCTCCAGTAGCAGCATCCTCGACGAGGACGACACGACCACGATGTTCGAGCGGGTGATGGGGGTCAACGTGCTGGTAGCACTGCTGGGGACCAAGCACGCGGGGCGAGCCATGGTGGCAGCAGGGCGAAGGCGGAAGCATCATAATCACGGCGAGCTTGGCGTCAGTGGTCGGAGCGCTGGTTCACCCGATGTACTCGTGCTCGTAGCACGCTGTGTTGGGGCTAGCGCGTTGGCGGAGCTGGGCAAGAACGAGGTGCGTGTGAACTGCGTGTCGCTGTCTGTGGTGGCGACGCTGCTGACGGTGTCGCACTATCAGGCGAGCGAGGAGGAGCTGGAGGCATTGGGAGAGGTGATCTCGACTCTCAAGCGCGTGATGCTGAAAGCAAAGGACATAGTGGAGGCGGTGCCGTTCTTGGCCAGCGACGAGTCGAG CTCCATTGATGTTCCATGA